From the genome of Pelobates fuscus isolate aPelFus1 chromosome 6, aPelFus1.pri, whole genome shotgun sequence, one region includes:
- the NEUROG2 gene encoding neurogenin-2 produces the protein MVKSEYREEDDLLSPGSDCSGSSSSLSPQTCSSDDEQLLVLQPGQGAGNTPGSKKSRRSRAKNTNKNGEHVTIIKKTRRVKANNRERNRMHNLNSALDSLREVLPAFPEDAKLTKIETLRFAHNYIWALSETLRMADQLQVGSQPPAPLLNREPLSPASPSASSWSCTSSPASSCDTLSPCSPASSSSDIMEYWQSSNHHLHLERSQHHHLIMSGGFM, from the coding sequence ATGGTGAAAAGTGAATACAGAGAGGAGGATGACTTGCTGTCACCTGGCTCAGACTGCTCCGGATCTTCCTCCAGTCTTTCCCCCCAGACCTGCAGCTCTGATGATGAGCAGCTCCTGGTCCTCCAGCCGGGGCAGGGGGCTGGAAACACTCCGGGCAGCAAGAAATCAAGACGAAGCAGAGCCAAGAACACCAACAAAAACGGAGAACATGTCACCATCATCAAAAAGACCCGGCGGGTGAAAGCCAATAACCGAGAGAGGAACCGCATGCACAACTTGAACTCTGCCCTGGACTCCCTCCGGGAGGTGCTGCCCGCCTTCCCCGAGGATGCCAAGCTCACCAAGATAGAGACCCTGCGCTTTGCCCACAACTACATCTGGGCACTGTCTGAGACCCTGCGCATGGCAGACCAACTGCAAGTGGGGTCACAACCCCCAGCTCCACTCCTCAACCGCGAGCCCCTCTCTCCAGCCAGCCCCTCTGCATCATCATGGAGCTGCACCTCCTCCCCAGCATCTTCCTGTGATACCTTGTCCCCCTGTAGCCCAGCCAGCTCCTCATCGGACATCATGGAGTACTGGCAGTCTTCTAACCATCACCTCCACCTGGAGCGCAGCCAGCATCATCACCTCATTATGTCAGGGGGTTTCATGTGA